In the Hordeum vulgare subsp. vulgare chromosome 7H, MorexV3_pseudomolecules_assembly, whole genome shotgun sequence genome, one interval contains:
- the LOC123409082 gene encoding serine/threonine-protein kinase RIO1-like, which translates to MATAAAAATVASPLHDPRTFALQQGESDGRFADAEEKPAPPSEAPAEAEEEEEDDDEEDDDEEYWSYHDVGEALDWLDAAEGPDGSTRLSSTFSAAGSAAAARRPNAHGGMLARTLQPLSNRTQKLASHVRAAPLEEWEGRMNVGMSNSVTTAIRDSIRDTAIGKTRNTGKADRATVEQAIDPRTRMVLFKMLNRGVFHNINGCISTGKEANVYHATKTDGSELAIKVYKTSVLVFKDRDRYVQGDYRFRHGYCKHNPRKMVKTWAEKEMRNLLRVRAEGIRCPKPLLLRLHVLVMEFIGKGGWAAPRLKDAALSDDKLRETYFEIVTTMRTLYQKCKLVHGDLSEYNILYYEGHLYIIDVSQSVDLDHPSALDFLKEDCLHVNDFFEKRGIAVMTVTELFNFVVDQNIADEDVDDYLEKIQQKILENEDTAADDDEIAPTVLVQTLDYVKQCEADIVSMSMMQRPSVGYEPTADKLYDQPLLGFVRAKNEPTENQEARPSQNVLEEPLDLQTKCSLENNEEDEPGDSESCSSSDEDGSWHESTKLGPEERKAARKENKKKVKEEKRETRKKKIPKADKKKRKKMAKAKCKR; encoded by the exons atggccaccgccgccgccgccgccacagtCGCCTCACCGCTGCACGACCCCCGAACCTTCGCCCTGCAGCAGGGCGAATCGGATGGGCGCTTTGCGGATGCCGAAGAGAAACCAGCACCACCATCCGAGGCGCCcgcggaggcggaggaggaggaggaggacgacgacgaggaggacgatgaCGAGGAGTATTGGTCCTACCATGACGTGGGTGAAGCCCTAGACTGGCTCGACGCCGCGGAGGGCCCGGATGGCTCGACGCGTCTTTCCTCAACATTCTCGGCCGCCGGAAGCGCCGCTGCGGCGCGGAGGCCGAACGCGCACGGCGGCATGCTCGCACGCACACTCCAGCCACTCTCCAACCGCACACAGAAGCTCGCCTCGCACGTCCGCGCCGCTCCGTTGGAG GAGTGGGAAGGTAGAATGAACGTGGGGATGTCAAATTCTGTGACAACTGCAATAAGGGACAGCATCAGGGATACTGCAATTGGGAAAACAAGGAACACCGGGAAGGCAGATCGTGCTACAGTTGAACAG GCTATTGACCCAAGAACCCGCATGGTTTTGTTCAAAATGTTAAACCGTGGTGTTTTTCATAACATAAATGGTTGCATTTCTACCGGAAAAGAG GCAAACGTATATCATGCAACAAAGACAGATGGCAGTGAGTTAGCAATCAAAGTCTATAAAACTTCAGTGCTTGTTTTTAA GGATAGAGATCGATACGTTCAAGGAGATTATCGTTTTAGGCATGGTTACTGCAAGCATAATCCTCGGAAAATGGTAAAGACCTGGGCTGAAAAGGAAATGCGAAATCTTTTACG AGTTAGAGCAGAAGGAATCCGATGCCCGAAGCCGTTGCTCTTGAGGCTTCATGTTTTGGTGATGGAATTTATAG GAAAAGGAGGTTGGGCTGCTCCTCGTCTGAAGGATGCTGCTTTGTCGGATGACAAGTTGCGTGAAACCTACTTTGAG ATTGTTACAACGATGCGGACACTTTACCAAAAGTGCAAGCTTGTCCATGGTGATTTGAGTGAATACAACATTCTTTATTATGAG GGACACTTGTACATCATTGATGTTTCACAGTCTGTCGATCTTGACCATCCTTCAGCTTTGGATTTCCTGAAGGAAGATTGCTTGCATGTTAAT GATTTCTTTGAAAAACGAGGCATTGCTGTCATGACAGTAACAGAGCTATTTAATTTCGTTGTGGACCAAAATatcgccgatgaagatgttgatgattacCTGGAGAAG ATTCagcaaaagattttggaaaatGAAGATACAGCTGCAGATGATGATGAAATTGCTCCGACAGTCTTGGTGCAG ACGTTGGATTACGTGAAGCAATGTGAGGCAGACATTGTCAGCATGTCAATGATGCAACGCCCATCCGTTGGTTACGAGCCAACAGCAGATAAGCTTTATGACCAGCCACTGTTAGGATTTGTGCGGGCTAAAAACGAGCCTACCGAAAACCAGGAAGCACGACCGTCCCAAAATGTACTGGAAGAACCCTTGGACCTGCAAACCAAGTGCTCCTTGGAGAACAATGAGGAAGATGAACCGGGTGACAGCGAGTCCTGCTCTAGTTCTGATGAAGACGGTTCGTGGCACGAGTCCACAAAGTTGGGGCCCGAGGAAAGGAAGGCTGCTCGCAAGGAAAACAAGAAGAAAGTGAAGGAAGAGAAGAGGGAAACTCGCAAGAAGAAGATCCCCAAGGctgataagaagaagaggaagaaaatggCGAAAGCCAAGTGCAAGCGGTAG